A region from the Pelobates fuscus isolate aPelFus1 chromosome 1, aPelFus1.pri, whole genome shotgun sequence genome encodes:
- the LOC134602345 gene encoding beta-1,3-galactosyltransferase 5-like, which yields MIFSRRVVVVIALTCICLVLLGVFVEVQFLNFCTICYQRALSHERDERFFTLLPNISCKNNPPFLVLLITSTHGQQSARMAIRQSWGKPRTIQKQNVVAFFLLGSTVTLQHEDQANLVDEHNKYNDIIQKDFIDAYSNLTIKTLMGLEWIQYFCPEATFVMKTDTDMFVNTIYLVDLLLQKKVTANFFTGFLKLNDSPIRNTKSKWYISNLEYPYDKYPPFCSGTGYVFSADVALKIMNVTSSIPFIKLEDVYVGLCLDKLKIPPQELLNKQTFFPARVPFSVCKYRNIVTSHGVQPKDILLYWEAVEQSENQEC from the exons ATG ATATTTAGCAGAAGAGTGGTTGTTGTCATAGCACTCACTTGTATATGCCTTGTGCTTTTGGGGGTTTTTGTGGAGGTACAGTTTTTGAATTTCTGCACCATTTGCTATCAAAGAGCCTTGAGCCATGAACGTGATGAAagattttttacacttttaccaAATATAAGCTGCAAAAATAATCCACCTTTTCTAGTTCTGCTAATAACCAGCACCCATGGTCAACAATCTGCACGAATGGCAATCCGACAATCATGGGGAAAGCCAAGAACCATCCAAAAACAAAATGTAGTTGCCTTCTTTCTTCTGGGTTCCACTGTGACATTGCAACATGAAGACCAAGCTAATCTTGTTGATGaacacaataaatacaatgaTATTATTCAGAAGGATTTTATTGATGCATATTCCAATCTAACCATTAAAACTCTTATGGGACTTGAATGGATTCAGTATTTTTGTCCAGAAGCAACTTTTGTAATGAAGACTGATACAGATATGTTTGTCAATACAATATATCTTGTCGACTTGCTTCTACAGAAAAAAGTTACTGCAAACTTTTTTACCGGTTTCTTAAAATTAAACGACTCTCCTATACGTAACACAAAGAGCAAGTGGTATATTAGTAATCTCGAATATCCATATGACAAATATCCACCATTTTGCTCAGGGACGGGTTACGTATTTTCTGCAGATGTGGCACTGAAGATCATGAATGTCACATCAAGCATACCATTTATTAAACTGGAGGACGTCTATGTAGGATTATGCTTGGACAAATTGAAAATACCTCCACAGGAGCTTCTTAACAAGCAAACCTTTTTCCCTGCGCGTGTGCCTTTCTCAGTGTGCAAGTACCGAAATATTGTAACTTCCCACGGAGTGCAACCAAAAGATATTCTGCTTTATTGGGAAGCTGTAGAGCAGTCAGAAAATCAAGAATGCTAA